A genomic segment from Pseudomonas sp. S09G 359 encodes:
- a CDS encoding response regulator has protein sequence MCAAPSTILVVEDDAIVRMLIVDVLEELEFSVVEAADAEEALKVVENASQVIDLMMTDVGLPDMDGKQLATKVRELRPALPILFASGYAENIDVPVGMQVIAKPFSIDQLRDKVKSMLPA, from the coding sequence ATGTGCGCTGCCCCCTCCACCATCCTAGTAGTCGAAGACGATGCCATTGTGCGCATGCTGATCGTCGATGTCCTCGAAGAACTGGAGTTTTCGGTGGTTGAAGCTGCGGACGCTGAAGAGGCGTTGAAGGTGGTCGAAAACGCCAGCCAAGTCATCGACCTGATGATGACAGACGTGGGCCTGCCCGATATGGATGGCAAACAACTGGCGACCAAAGTCCGTGAACTGCGCCCCGCACTGCCCATCCTGTTTGCCAGCGGCTATGCGGAGAACATCGACGTTCCCGTCGGCATGCAGGTGATCGCCAAGCCGTTCTCCATCGATCAGCTGCGCGACAAAGTCAAATCGATGCTTCCCGCCTAA